A portion of the Glycine max cultivar Williams 82 chromosome 10, Glycine_max_v4.0, whole genome shotgun sequence genome contains these proteins:
- the LOC100527877 gene encoding WAT1-related protein At5g07050 isoform X1 produces the protein MAQKKASHVLVCKELKPHLLMVLVQVGYTFLYFITEASFNHGMSPYVYVTYRHIVAAVVMFPFAYFLERNARPKLTFALFMEIFVLSLLGVSVTLNMYFASLKYTNPTFVASMINTIASLTFIIAVALRFEVLDLRNPRGIAKVIGTIISLAGVLIMTLYKGPVMRNLWHPLIHIPGKSAAINEDWLKGSILTVSSCVTWSLWYIMQASTLKRYPAQLSLTTWMSFVGAAQSAAFTVIVEHNSSAWTIGLNVDLWSTIYGGVVVAGLIIYIQLWCTEKKGPVFVTVFNPLSTILVAILAYFVFGEKLYLGSIIGAIIVIIGLYFLLWGKEGDQEVYMKTKDKSQCSTVDPECRI, from the exons ATGGCACAGAAAAAAGCTTCTCATGTGCTTGTATGCAAAGAGTTAAAGCCACACCTGCTAATGGTCTTAGTCCAGGTGGGCTATACCTTTTTGTATTTCATCACTGAAGCCTCCTTCAATCATGGTATGAGCCCTTATGTGTATGTAACCTATCGCCATATTGTGGCTGCGGTTGTGATGTTCCCTTTTGCATACTTTTTGGAGAG AAATGCAAGACCGAAGCTGACATTTGCTCTTTTCATGGAAATTTTTGTGCTTTCTCTGTTAGG ggTTAGTGTGACTCTTAATATGTACTTTGCAAGCCTAAAATACACAAATCCGACCTTTGTTGCTTCCATGATCAACACCATAGCTTCCCTTACCTTCATCATTGCAGTGGCACTCAG GTTTGAGGTTCTTGATCTTCGAAATCCTCGGGGTATAGCAAAAGTTATTGGGACCATTATCTCCTTAGCTGGTGTTTTGATCATGACACTGTACAAAGGACCCGTTATGAGAAATTTATGGCATCCACTAATCCATATTCCAGGGAAAAGTGCTGCTATAAATGAAGACTGGTTAAAGGGTTCAATTCTTACAGTTTCAAGTTGTGTTACATGGTCTTTATGGTACATTATGCAG GCATCCACTTTGAAAAGATACCCTGCCCAACTCTCACTCACCACGTGGATGAGCTTTGTTGGAGCAGCACAATCTGCTGCTTTCACAGTTATAGTAGAACACAACTCTTCAGCATGGACTATAGGGCTAAACGTTGACTTGTGGTCCACAATATATGGT GGAGTTGTTGTTGCTGGTTTGATAATCTACATTCAACTATGGTGCACTGAGAAAAAAGGGCCAGTTTTTGTCACAGTGTTTAATCCTCTTTCTACGATATTAGTGGCAATTCTAGCCTACTTTGTCTTTGGAGAGAAACTTTATTTGGGCAG CATCATAGGTGCAATAATTGTCATAATTGGTCTGTACTTTCTGTTGTGGGGCAAAGAAGGTGACCAAGAGGTTTATATGAAGACCAAAGATAAATCCCAGTGCAGTACTGTAGACCCAGAATGCAGAATATAG
- the LOC100527877 gene encoding WAT1-related protein At5g07050 isoform X3, translating into MQNARPKLTFALFMEIFVLSLLGVSVTLNMYFASLKYTNPTFVASMINTIASLTFIIAVALRFEVLDLRNPRGIAKVIGTIISLAGVLIMTLYKGPVMRNLWHPLIHIPGKSAAINEDWLKGSILTVSSCVTWSLWYIMQASTLKRYPAQLSLTTWMSFVGAAQSAAFTVIVEHNSSAWTIGLNVDLWSTIYGGVVVAGLIIYIQLWCTEKKGPVFVTVFNPLSTILVAILAYFVFGEKLYLGSIIGAIIVIIGLYFLLWGKEGDQEVYMKTKDKSQCSTVDPECRI; encoded by the exons ATGCA AAATGCAAGACCGAAGCTGACATTTGCTCTTTTCATGGAAATTTTTGTGCTTTCTCTGTTAGG ggTTAGTGTGACTCTTAATATGTACTTTGCAAGCCTAAAATACACAAATCCGACCTTTGTTGCTTCCATGATCAACACCATAGCTTCCCTTACCTTCATCATTGCAGTGGCACTCAG GTTTGAGGTTCTTGATCTTCGAAATCCTCGGGGTATAGCAAAAGTTATTGGGACCATTATCTCCTTAGCTGGTGTTTTGATCATGACACTGTACAAAGGACCCGTTATGAGAAATTTATGGCATCCACTAATCCATATTCCAGGGAAAAGTGCTGCTATAAATGAAGACTGGTTAAAGGGTTCAATTCTTACAGTTTCAAGTTGTGTTACATGGTCTTTATGGTACATTATGCAG GCATCCACTTTGAAAAGATACCCTGCCCAACTCTCACTCACCACGTGGATGAGCTTTGTTGGAGCAGCACAATCTGCTGCTTTCACAGTTATAGTAGAACACAACTCTTCAGCATGGACTATAGGGCTAAACGTTGACTTGTGGTCCACAATATATGGT GGAGTTGTTGTTGCTGGTTTGATAATCTACATTCAACTATGGTGCACTGAGAAAAAAGGGCCAGTTTTTGTCACAGTGTTTAATCCTCTTTCTACGATATTAGTGGCAATTCTAGCCTACTTTGTCTTTGGAGAGAAACTTTATTTGGGCAG CATCATAGGTGCAATAATTGTCATAATTGGTCTGTACTTTCTGTTGTGGGGCAAAGAAGGTGACCAAGAGGTTTATATGAAGACCAAAGATAAATCCCAGTGCAGTACTGTAGACCCAGAATGCAGAATATAG
- the LOC100527877 gene encoding WAT1-related protein At5g07050 isoform X2, with protein sequence MAQKKASHVLVCKELKPHLLMVLVQVGYTFLYFITEASFNHGMSPYVYVTYRHIVAAVVMFPFAYFLERNARPKLTFALFMEIFVLSLLGVSVTLNMYFASLKYTNPTFVASMINTIASLTFIIAVALRFEVLDLRNPRGIAKVIGTIISLAGVLIMTLYKGPVMRNLWHPLIHIPGKSAAINEDWLKGSILTVSSCVTWSLWYIMQGVVVAGLIIYIQLWCTEKKGPVFVTVFNPLSTILVAILAYFVFGEKLYLGSIIGAIIVIIGLYFLLWGKEGDQEVYMKTKDKSQCSTVDPECRI encoded by the exons ATGGCACAGAAAAAAGCTTCTCATGTGCTTGTATGCAAAGAGTTAAAGCCACACCTGCTAATGGTCTTAGTCCAGGTGGGCTATACCTTTTTGTATTTCATCACTGAAGCCTCCTTCAATCATGGTATGAGCCCTTATGTGTATGTAACCTATCGCCATATTGTGGCTGCGGTTGTGATGTTCCCTTTTGCATACTTTTTGGAGAG AAATGCAAGACCGAAGCTGACATTTGCTCTTTTCATGGAAATTTTTGTGCTTTCTCTGTTAGG ggTTAGTGTGACTCTTAATATGTACTTTGCAAGCCTAAAATACACAAATCCGACCTTTGTTGCTTCCATGATCAACACCATAGCTTCCCTTACCTTCATCATTGCAGTGGCACTCAG GTTTGAGGTTCTTGATCTTCGAAATCCTCGGGGTATAGCAAAAGTTATTGGGACCATTATCTCCTTAGCTGGTGTTTTGATCATGACACTGTACAAAGGACCCGTTATGAGAAATTTATGGCATCCACTAATCCATATTCCAGGGAAAAGTGCTGCTATAAATGAAGACTGGTTAAAGGGTTCAATTCTTACAGTTTCAAGTTGTGTTACATGGTCTTTATGGTACATTATGCAG GGAGTTGTTGTTGCTGGTTTGATAATCTACATTCAACTATGGTGCACTGAGAAAAAAGGGCCAGTTTTTGTCACAGTGTTTAATCCTCTTTCTACGATATTAGTGGCAATTCTAGCCTACTTTGTCTTTGGAGAGAAACTTTATTTGGGCAG CATCATAGGTGCAATAATTGTCATAATTGGTCTGTACTTTCTGTTGTGGGGCAAAGAAGGTGACCAAGAGGTTTATATGAAGACCAAAGATAAATCCCAGTGCAGTACTGTAGACCCAGAATGCAGAATATAG